A window of the Calditrichota bacterium genome harbors these coding sequences:
- a CDS encoding DUF2723 domain-containing protein, with product LAFAFTDSFWFNAVEAEVYALSMFFTAAVVWLIMKWMEKADDPRSDRYLLMIAYCVGLAIGVHLLNILALPFVFLIFYFRTCKPASFKEFVIHLVIAAAILGACAFIGMVFRFVYIGLAIYLVGHYFYSRGKLSEAGKRYAQLALTLGVGTTIFVAIYPGVIKGIPYLAEKTFIEVVLLLMLALLIAAGVAVSERRRWVALSVMSLFLIVLGYSTYTALYIRSNLDPAIDENDPETAAGMVRYLNREQYGTWGILPRRFPNIPFEWEFRQRYPGENYKFYQFGKQVDFFLNYQLKKMYWRYFGWQFIGKGNTIGSDGYIVETISLRGLYALPFLIGLFGMVHHFFRDWKRALPVLALFVMTGVAIVVYLNQEDPQPRERDYVYVGSFFAFAIWVGVGVSAILEWIGEAFKQRGKIRELAIAGAALVLVVAAPINLFAFNFHSHDRTGDYVPSDYSYNLLQTCDKDAIVFTNGDNDTFPLWFLQEVCGVRKDVRVVNLSLLNTDWYIRQLRDQEPKVPIRMSDSQIDALRPMSMMELL from the coding sequence CCCTTGCCTTTGCCTTCACGGACTCTTTTTGGTTCAATGCGGTGGAGGCCGAAGTCTACGCGCTGAGCATGTTTTTCACCGCCGCGGTCGTGTGGCTGATTATGAAGTGGATGGAGAAAGCCGACGATCCCCGCAGTGACCGTTACTTGTTGATGATTGCCTACTGTGTGGGCTTGGCCATCGGGGTACACCTGCTCAACATCTTGGCTCTGCCCTTTGTTTTCTTGATTTTCTATTTCCGAACCTGCAAACCAGCCTCGTTCAAAGAGTTTGTCATACACTTGGTCATAGCTGCCGCCATTCTTGGGGCGTGCGCGTTCATTGGCATGGTCTTCAGGTTCGTGTACATCGGACTTGCCATCTACCTGGTGGGGCACTATTTCTACTCGCGAGGCAAGCTGAGCGAAGCCGGCAAGAGATATGCGCAGTTAGCCCTCACCTTGGGAGTGGGGACAACGATCTTTGTGGCAATCTACCCTGGAGTCATCAAGGGCATCCCTTACCTTGCGGAAAAGACATTCATCGAGGTGGTTTTGCTTCTCATGCTGGCCCTGCTCATTGCCGCCGGGGTGGCGGTGAGCGAGCGCCGACGCTGGGTTGCGCTCTCGGTGATGTCGCTCTTCCTCATCGTGTTGGGGTACTCCACCTACACTGCCCTCTACATCCGTTCCAACCTCGACCCGGCGATTGATGAGAACGACCCTGAGACGGCTGCGGGCATGGTGCGCTACCTCAACCGCGAGCAGTACGGCACCTGGGGGATTTTGCCCCGCCGGTTTCCGAATATCCCGTTCGAGTGGGAGTTCAGGCAGAGATATCCCGGGGAAAACTACAAGTTCTATCAGTTTGGTAAGCAGGTCGATTTCTTTCTGAACTATCAGCTGAAGAAGATGTACTGGCGCTACTTCGGCTGGCAGTTCATCGGCAAGGGCAATACCATCGGCAGCGATGGCTACATCGTGGAAACCATATCTCTGCGCGGACTTTACGCCTTGCCTTTCCTGATAGGGCTGTTCGGGATGGTGCACCATTTCTTCAGGGACTGGAAACGAGCGTTGCCGGTGTTGGCGCTCTTTGTGATGACCGGCGTGGCGATCGTTGTCTACCTGAATCAGGAAGACCCGCAGCCCCGGGAACGGGACTATGTCTACGTGGGCTCGTTCTTTGCCTTTGCCATTTGGGTGGGCGTGGGCGTGTCGGCCATCTTGGAATGGATCGGAGAGGCGTTCAAACAGCGCGGCAAGATCAGGGAGCTGGCGATTGCGGGTGCAGCCCTGGTCCTCGTGGTTGCAGCGCCGATTAACCTTTTTGCTTTCAATTTTCACTCGCATGACCGCACTGGCGACTACGTGCCGAGCGACTATTCGTACAACCTGCTCCAGACGTGCGACAAAGACGCGATCGTGTTTACCAATGGCGACAATGACACCTTCCCGCTCTGGTTCTTGCAGGAAGTGTGCGGCGTGAGGAAGGATGTGCGGGTGGTCAACCTCAGCCTGCTCAACACGGACTGGTACATCCGGCAATTGCGGGATCAGGAGCCGAAGGTGCCGATCCGCATGAGCGACAGCCAGATCGACGCACTGCGCCCCATGAGCATGATGGAGCTCCTGG